In Halobacterium sp. R2-5, the following are encoded in one genomic region:
- a CDS encoding helix-turn-helix domain-containing protein, producing the protein MARAQLTIDLPDSVWISEISTRYPETLFRVLAAFPDDERGVALLELTGPDVVEVLREMHEADGVEDMEPLERDDESVLVEFETSEPLLLLTLQEAGLPLEPPLEVSNGSATLEVVAPHAKLSALRDQLDAFGMDFEVGYLYESGDSERLLTPRQQELLGAAIEAGYYDTPRECTLTDLAEDLDTAKSTLSETLHRAEETAIKQFASNLPRFADKDLA; encoded by the coding sequence ATGGCCCGCGCCCAACTCACCATCGACCTGCCCGACTCCGTGTGGATCTCCGAGATATCCACGAGGTACCCCGAGACGCTGTTCCGCGTGCTCGCGGCGTTCCCCGACGACGAACGCGGCGTCGCGCTCCTCGAACTCACGGGGCCCGACGTCGTCGAAGTGCTCCGCGAGATGCACGAGGCCGACGGCGTCGAGGACATGGAGCCGCTCGAACGCGACGACGAGTCCGTGCTCGTGGAGTTCGAGACCAGCGAGCCGCTGCTCCTGCTGACGCTCCAGGAGGCCGGCCTCCCGCTGGAGCCACCTCTCGAAGTGTCGAACGGCAGCGCCACCCTCGAAGTCGTCGCGCCGCACGCGAAGCTCTCCGCGCTGCGCGACCAGCTCGACGCCTTCGGGATGGACTTCGAAGTCGGCTACCTCTACGAGTCCGGGGACTCCGAGCGCCTGCTCACGCCCCGCCAGCAGGAGCTGCTCGGCGCCGCCATCGAGGCCGGCTACTACGACACGCCCCGCGAGTGCACGCTCACCGACCTCGCGGAGGACCTGGACACCGCGAAGTCAACGCTCAGCGAGACGCTCCACCGCGCCGAGGAAACAGCGATAAAACAGTTCGCGAGCAACCTCCCGCGGTTCGCCGACAAGGACCTCGCGTGA